A single Salmo trutta chromosome 14, fSalTru1.1, whole genome shotgun sequence DNA region contains:
- the LOC115208568 gene encoding malate dehydrogenase, cytoplasmic isoform X2, which yields MWNITWADPIRVLVTGAAGQIAYSLLYSIAKGDVFGKDQPIILVLLDIPPMLPVLDGVVMELQDCALPLLREVIPTDKVEVGFKDLDAAILVGSMPRKEGMERKDLLKANVAIFKTQGAALEKYAKKTVRVLVVGNPANTNCLIASKSAPSIPKENFSCLTRLDHNRARSQVAMRCGVPADAVKNVIIWGNHSSTQYPDVHHAMVNVHGKEVKAYDAVKDDSWLKGDFISTVQLRGAAVIKARKLSSAMSAAKAICDHMRDWWFGTLDGEFMSMGVYAGGNSYGIPEDLIYSFPVHIKNKSWNIHDGLTVNDFSRAKMDATAAELVEERDTALSFLSQ from the exons ATGTGGAATATAACTTGG GCCGACCCAATCCGTGTGCTGGTGACTGGCGCTGCTGGACAGATCGCCTACTCTCTGCTGTACAGCATCGCCAAGGGAGATGTCTTCGGCAAGGACCAG CCCATCATCTTGGTCCTGCTGGACATCCCTCCCATGTTGCCAGTTCTGGATGGGGTTGTGATGGAGCTGCAGGACTGTGCTCTCCCACTCCTCAGGG aggtcatcCCCACCGACAAGGTGGAAGTGGGCTTCAAGGATCTGGACGCCGCCATCTTGGTGGGCTCTATGCCCAGGAAGGAGGGCATGGAGAGGAAGGACCTCCTGAAGGCCAACGTGGCCATCTTTAAGACCCAGGGTGCCGCCCTGGAGAAGTACGCCAAGAAGACCGTCAGG gtcttaGTGGTGGGAAACCCTGCTAACACCAACTGTCTGATTGCCTCCAAGTCCGCCCCCTCCATCCCCAAGGAGAACTTCTCCTGCCTGACCCGTCTAGACCACAACAGGGCCCGTTCCCAG GTGGCGATGCGTTGCGGCGTGCCCGCCGACGCAGTCAAGAACGTCATCATCTGGGGCAACCACTCATCCACCCAGTACCCCGACGTGCACCACGCCATGGTCAACGTGCACGGCAAGGAGGTGAAGGCGTACGACGCCGTGAAGGACGACAGCTGGCTCAAGGGAGACTTCATCTCT aCGGTGCAGCTGCGTGGTGCCGCCGTCATCAAGGCCAGGAAGCTCTCCAGTGCCATGTCTGCCGCCAAGGCCATCTGTGACCACATGAGGGACTGGTGGTTCGGCACTCTCGAT GGTGAGTTCATGTCTATGGGTGTGTACGCTGGTGGAAACTCCTACGGAATCCCCGAAGACCTCATTTACTCATTCCCTGTTCATATCAAG aacaagTCGTGGAATATCCATGACGGTCTGACCGTCAACGACTTCTCCCGCGCCAAGATGGACGCCACAGCCGCCGAGCTGGTTGAGGAGCGAGACACGGCCCTGTCCTTCCTGAGCCAGTGA
- the LOC115208568 gene encoding malate dehydrogenase, cytoplasmic isoform X1 — MLTLLSAMYIVVRAASSEADPIRVLVTGAAGQIAYSLLYSIAKGDVFGKDQPIILVLLDIPPMLPVLDGVVMELQDCALPLLREVIPTDKVEVGFKDLDAAILVGSMPRKEGMERKDLLKANVAIFKTQGAALEKYAKKTVRVLVVGNPANTNCLIASKSAPSIPKENFSCLTRLDHNRARSQVAMRCGVPADAVKNVIIWGNHSSTQYPDVHHAMVNVHGKEVKAYDAVKDDSWLKGDFISTVQLRGAAVIKARKLSSAMSAAKAICDHMRDWWFGTLDGEFMSMGVYAGGNSYGIPEDLIYSFPVHIKNKSWNIHDGLTVNDFSRAKMDATAAELVEERDTALSFLSQ; from the exons ATGTTGACATTGTTGTCAGCGATGTACATAGTGGTGCGGGCGGCATCGTCGGAG GCCGACCCAATCCGTGTGCTGGTGACTGGCGCTGCTGGACAGATCGCCTACTCTCTGCTGTACAGCATCGCCAAGGGAGATGTCTTCGGCAAGGACCAG CCCATCATCTTGGTCCTGCTGGACATCCCTCCCATGTTGCCAGTTCTGGATGGGGTTGTGATGGAGCTGCAGGACTGTGCTCTCCCACTCCTCAGGG aggtcatcCCCACCGACAAGGTGGAAGTGGGCTTCAAGGATCTGGACGCCGCCATCTTGGTGGGCTCTATGCCCAGGAAGGAGGGCATGGAGAGGAAGGACCTCCTGAAGGCCAACGTGGCCATCTTTAAGACCCAGGGTGCCGCCCTGGAGAAGTACGCCAAGAAGACCGTCAGG gtcttaGTGGTGGGAAACCCTGCTAACACCAACTGTCTGATTGCCTCCAAGTCCGCCCCCTCCATCCCCAAGGAGAACTTCTCCTGCCTGACCCGTCTAGACCACAACAGGGCCCGTTCCCAG GTGGCGATGCGTTGCGGCGTGCCCGCCGACGCAGTCAAGAACGTCATCATCTGGGGCAACCACTCATCCACCCAGTACCCCGACGTGCACCACGCCATGGTCAACGTGCACGGCAAGGAGGTGAAGGCGTACGACGCCGTGAAGGACGACAGCTGGCTCAAGGGAGACTTCATCTCT aCGGTGCAGCTGCGTGGTGCCGCCGTCATCAAGGCCAGGAAGCTCTCCAGTGCCATGTCTGCCGCCAAGGCCATCTGTGACCACATGAGGGACTGGTGGTTCGGCACTCTCGAT GGTGAGTTCATGTCTATGGGTGTGTACGCTGGTGGAAACTCCTACGGAATCCCCGAAGACCTCATTTACTCATTCCCTGTTCATATCAAG aacaagTCGTGGAATATCCATGACGGTCTGACCGTCAACGACTTCTCCCGCGCCAAGATGGACGCCACAGCCGCCGAGCTGGTTGAGGAGCGAGACACGGCCCTGTCCTTCCTGAGCCAGTGA
- the LOC115208568 gene encoding malate dehydrogenase, cytoplasmic isoform X3, producing the protein MADPIRVLVTGAAGQIAYSLLYSIAKGDVFGKDQPIILVLLDIPPMLPVLDGVVMELQDCALPLLREVIPTDKVEVGFKDLDAAILVGSMPRKEGMERKDLLKANVAIFKTQGAALEKYAKKTVRVLVVGNPANTNCLIASKSAPSIPKENFSCLTRLDHNRARSQVAMRCGVPADAVKNVIIWGNHSSTQYPDVHHAMVNVHGKEVKAYDAVKDDSWLKGDFISTVQLRGAAVIKARKLSSAMSAAKAICDHMRDWWFGTLDGEFMSMGVYAGGNSYGIPEDLIYSFPVHIKNKSWNIHDGLTVNDFSRAKMDATAAELVEERDTALSFLSQ; encoded by the exons ATG GCCGACCCAATCCGTGTGCTGGTGACTGGCGCTGCTGGACAGATCGCCTACTCTCTGCTGTACAGCATCGCCAAGGGAGATGTCTTCGGCAAGGACCAG CCCATCATCTTGGTCCTGCTGGACATCCCTCCCATGTTGCCAGTTCTGGATGGGGTTGTGATGGAGCTGCAGGACTGTGCTCTCCCACTCCTCAGGG aggtcatcCCCACCGACAAGGTGGAAGTGGGCTTCAAGGATCTGGACGCCGCCATCTTGGTGGGCTCTATGCCCAGGAAGGAGGGCATGGAGAGGAAGGACCTCCTGAAGGCCAACGTGGCCATCTTTAAGACCCAGGGTGCCGCCCTGGAGAAGTACGCCAAGAAGACCGTCAGG gtcttaGTGGTGGGAAACCCTGCTAACACCAACTGTCTGATTGCCTCCAAGTCCGCCCCCTCCATCCCCAAGGAGAACTTCTCCTGCCTGACCCGTCTAGACCACAACAGGGCCCGTTCCCAG GTGGCGATGCGTTGCGGCGTGCCCGCCGACGCAGTCAAGAACGTCATCATCTGGGGCAACCACTCATCCACCCAGTACCCCGACGTGCACCACGCCATGGTCAACGTGCACGGCAAGGAGGTGAAGGCGTACGACGCCGTGAAGGACGACAGCTGGCTCAAGGGAGACTTCATCTCT aCGGTGCAGCTGCGTGGTGCCGCCGTCATCAAGGCCAGGAAGCTCTCCAGTGCCATGTCTGCCGCCAAGGCCATCTGTGACCACATGAGGGACTGGTGGTTCGGCACTCTCGAT GGTGAGTTCATGTCTATGGGTGTGTACGCTGGTGGAAACTCCTACGGAATCCCCGAAGACCTCATTTACTCATTCCCTGTTCATATCAAG aacaagTCGTGGAATATCCATGACGGTCTGACCGTCAACGACTTCTCCCGCGCCAAGATGGACGCCACAGCCGCCGAGCTGGTTGAGGAGCGAGACACGGCCCTGTCCTTCCTGAGCCAGTGA